One region of Streptomyces sp. CG4 genomic DNA includes:
- a CDS encoding type III PLP-dependent enzyme, with amino-acid sequence MSGTPFDPDRLASVYGTPLYVYDLDRVRAARRDLFAWLPDGFEVFYAFKANPHPDLARALRDGDGPACKAEISSTGELAAAREAGFAGADMLYTGPGKTPGELAEALAAGVGAFSAESPSDLRHIGAAALAQGKVADCLLRINSATASATTSIRMTGTPTQFGIDSETVADLADEIRRTPGTRVIGLHLFSQSNARDEDALISELSHTLAVAAAVQNDLQIPLRLLDIGGGFSVPYAQHGERARYPKLRGELEAALDLHFPRWRTGTPRLAVESGRYLAGDSGTLIARVSNVKVSRGKKFVVLDAGINTFGGMSGLGRLLPVSVQVAGGTATETATLAGPLCTPGDILGRQIEVPAGLAPGDLVRVANAGAYGPTASLLMFLGRPAPAEVTVSGGAVVSATRLEHVRQPVTEAGR; translated from the coding sequence GTGAGCGGTACGCCTTTCGACCCGGACCGACTGGCCTCGGTGTACGGCACTCCGCTGTACGTGTACGACCTCGACCGGGTCCGCGCCGCACGGCGGGACCTGTTCGCCTGGCTGCCGGACGGCTTCGAGGTGTTCTACGCCTTCAAGGCCAACCCGCATCCCGACCTCGCCCGCGCGCTGCGTGACGGTGACGGACCTGCCTGCAAGGCGGAGATCAGTTCGACCGGTGAGCTGGCCGCCGCGCGTGAGGCGGGCTTCGCGGGCGCCGACATGCTCTACACCGGTCCTGGTAAGACCCCCGGCGAGTTGGCCGAGGCCCTCGCCGCCGGCGTGGGCGCCTTCTCCGCGGAATCCCCGTCCGACCTGCGTCACATCGGTGCTGCCGCGCTGGCCCAAGGCAAGGTCGCCGACTGTCTGCTGCGGATCAACAGTGCCACGGCCAGCGCCACCACCAGCATCCGGATGACCGGCACACCCACCCAGTTCGGCATCGACAGCGAGACGGTCGCCGACCTCGCCGACGAAATACGGCGCACACCGGGCACCCGGGTGATCGGTCTGCACCTCTTCTCCCAAAGCAACGCCCGCGACGAGGACGCGCTGATCAGCGAGCTCTCCCACACCCTCGCCGTGGCCGCCGCCGTTCAGAACGACCTCCAAATCCCGCTTCGACTCCTCGACATCGGGGGCGGGTTCTCGGTCCCCTACGCCCAGCACGGGGAGCGGGCACGCTATCCGAAACTGAGGGGCGAACTCGAGGCCGCCCTGGACCTGCACTTCCCGCGGTGGCGCACCGGCACCCCCCGGCTGGCCGTGGAGTCGGGCCGCTACCTGGCCGGTGACAGCGGCACGCTCATCGCCCGCGTCAGCAATGTCAAGGTCAGCCGCGGCAAGAAGTTCGTCGTCCTTGACGCGGGCATCAACACCTTCGGCGGCATGTCCGGGCTGGGCCGCCTCCTGCCGGTCTCGGTCCAGGTCGCCGGTGGCACGGCGACCGAGACGGCCACGCTGGCCGGGCCGCTGTGCACCCCCGGCGACATCCTGGGCCGACAGATCGAGGTCCCGGCCGGCCTGGCGCCGGGTGACCTGGTGCGTGTGGCGAACGCCGGCGCCTACGGTCCCACGGCCAGCCTGCTGATGTTCCTGGGACGTCCGGCACCGGCCGAGGTCACCGTCAGCGGCGGAGCGGTAGTGTCCGCGACGCGCCTCGAGCACGTGCGGCAGCCCGTGACGGAAGCGGGCCGGTGA
- a CDS encoding AMP-binding protein — MHHLLDDAEAAAPDATAVRDADGVWSYRQLALYSRAFARWLKERGVRRGDRVALQVPTGRKLVAMFYGASRCGAVFVPINPAMKAFHLRHVLDNAQPSLIVADEASADKLGEAGAETVEQVSDLWARVEELKSLGADFTDPDVRPDDVATFVYTSGSTAVPKAVVCPHAQVTFATRALTRALGYRSDDVVLCRFPMSWDYGLYKVLMTCAVRCEVVLAERDSDLTILRRMRELGVTVVPLVPSFATMIVTLATREGGEQAPVRMFTNTGAALPKATMEALRAHFPGARVVRQYGQTEAKRITVMPPEEDTERPGSVGLPLPGTQVVILDAEGDPVPVGEVGEIVAAGPHVMPGYWRTPEATAGAFRPDPVTGRLRLHTGDYGRFDTDGYLYFEGRRDDMFKRKGIRMSTTEIEAAALDVPGVRAAAAVPPGETHDLVLFAECDLDPGALRKELARRLEPAKVPAVFRVLETFPLTQHGKNSRQELLRLLDLLDGGAK, encoded by the coding sequence GTGCACCATCTCCTGGACGACGCCGAGGCGGCGGCACCCGACGCCACCGCCGTCCGCGACGCGGACGGCGTCTGGAGCTACCGGCAGCTGGCCTTGTACAGCCGAGCGTTCGCACGCTGGCTGAAGGAACGCGGCGTCCGCCGCGGGGATCGCGTCGCGCTGCAGGTGCCGACCGGCCGCAAGCTGGTCGCCATGTTCTACGGCGCCTCCAGGTGCGGTGCGGTCTTCGTACCGATCAATCCGGCGATGAAGGCATTCCATCTGCGGCATGTTCTGGACAACGCCCAACCCTCCTTGATCGTCGCTGACGAGGCGAGCGCGGACAAGCTGGGCGAAGCAGGCGCCGAGACCGTCGAACAGGTAAGCGATCTGTGGGCCCGTGTCGAGGAACTGAAGTCCCTCGGGGCCGACTTCACCGACCCGGACGTACGGCCCGACGACGTGGCCACGTTCGTCTACACCTCGGGTTCGACGGCGGTGCCCAAGGCCGTCGTCTGTCCGCACGCCCAGGTGACCTTCGCCACCCGCGCGCTGACCCGGGCTCTCGGCTATCGCAGCGACGACGTCGTGCTGTGCCGCTTTCCGATGTCGTGGGACTACGGGCTCTACAAGGTGCTGATGACCTGCGCCGTCCGCTGCGAGGTCGTCCTGGCCGAGAGGGATTCGGATCTGACGATCCTGCGCCGGATGCGGGAGCTGGGCGTCACTGTCGTCCCGCTCGTTCCCTCGTTCGCCACCATGATCGTCACCCTGGCCACGCGGGAAGGGGGCGAGCAGGCGCCGGTGCGGATGTTCACCAACACGGGTGCTGCCCTGCCCAAGGCCACCATGGAAGCGCTTCGCGCACACTTCCCCGGCGCCCGAGTGGTGCGCCAGTACGGCCAGACGGAGGCCAAACGCATCACCGTCATGCCACCTGAGGAGGACACGGAACGCCCGGGTTCCGTGGGACTGCCACTGCCGGGGACCCAGGTGGTGATTCTTGACGCCGAGGGGGATCCCGTTCCCGTCGGCGAGGTGGGTGAGATCGTCGCCGCCGGACCGCACGTCATGCCCGGCTACTGGAGGACACCGGAAGCCACCGCTGGCGCCTTCCGTCCTGACCCCGTCACAGGCCGGCTTCGCCTGCATACCGGTGACTACGGCCGGTTCGACACCGACGGCTACCTCTACTTCGAGGGACGCCGCGACGACATGTTCAAGCGCAAGGGAATCCGCATGAGTACGACGGAGATCGAGGCCGCCGCGCTCGACGTGCCCGGTGTCCGCGCGGCAGCCGCGGTTCCCCCCGGCGAGACGCACGACCTGGTGCTGTTCGCGGAGTGCGACCTGGATCCCGGGGCGCTGCGCAAGGAACTGGCCCGGCGCCTGGAGCCGGCGAAGGTGCCCGCCGTCTTCCGGGTCCTCGAGACCTTCCCGCTCACCCAGCACGGCAAGAACTCCCGGCAGGAACTCCTGCGGTTGCTCGACCTGCTCGACGGAGGGGCGAAGTGA
- a CDS encoding mycofactocin-coupled SDR family oxidoreductase has protein sequence MGRLTGKVAVITGAGRGQGRSHAVRLAEEGADIIAIDLCEDIPVVEYSLASADDLQETARLVEKAGRRVVTHKADVRDRAALRAAIDAGVAELGRLDIVIPNAGILPIGAGRPITAWAETVDINLSGAINTMHAALPHLGEGASVVVIGSIVGLQPGHGDVSQAGPGFAGYRFAKHSLVEYVNTLSQLLAAQHIRVNAVHPTNVATEMLLNDAVYQAFLPDKESPTLQDAMPVFTGIQAMPIPYVAPDDVSHAVVYLASDESRYVTGLHLKIDGGAQVKLGL, from the coding sequence ATGGGCCGACTGACAGGAAAAGTAGCAGTAATAACCGGTGCGGGGCGCGGTCAAGGTCGCAGCCACGCCGTGCGACTCGCGGAGGAAGGCGCGGACATCATCGCGATCGACCTCTGCGAGGACATACCCGTTGTGGAATATTCGCTGGCCAGTGCGGACGATCTGCAGGAGACCGCGCGTCTCGTGGAGAAGGCAGGGCGTCGCGTCGTTACGCACAAGGCTGACGTACGCGACCGTGCGGCGCTGCGCGCCGCCATCGACGCGGGCGTGGCGGAACTCGGGCGGCTCGACATCGTCATCCCCAATGCCGGTATTCTTCCCATCGGTGCCGGCCGCCCCATCACGGCTTGGGCCGAGACCGTCGACATCAACCTGTCCGGCGCCATCAACACGATGCACGCGGCGCTGCCTCACCTCGGAGAAGGTGCGTCCGTCGTCGTCATCGGCTCGATCGTGGGGCTCCAGCCGGGGCACGGCGACGTGTCTCAGGCCGGACCCGGTTTCGCCGGCTACCGCTTCGCGAAGCACTCGCTCGTCGAGTACGTCAACACGCTCTCCCAGCTGCTCGCCGCCCAGCACATCCGGGTCAACGCCGTCCACCCGACGAACGTCGCGACGGAGATGCTCCTCAACGACGCGGTGTACCAGGCGTTCCTGCCCGACAAGGAGTCCCCGACGCTGCAGGACGCGATGCCGGTCTTCACCGGGATCCAGGCGATGCCGATCCCCTACGTCGCCCCGGACGACGTCTCGCACGCCGTGGTGTACCTGGCCTCGGACGAATCGCGCTATGTCACCGGCCTGCATCTCAAGATAGATGGCGGCGCCCAGGTCAAACTCGGCCTGTGA